The Candidatus Abyssobacteria bacterium SURF_5 genome segment CCATCATAAACCAAGCGCTCTCTCGGGCGGTCAGGTACAGCGCGTCGCGATAGCTCGAGCCCTCGTGAATCATCCATCTCTCATATTGGCGGATGAGCCTACCGGTAACCTCGATAGCGCATCCGAGGCGGACGTCGTCGCTCTTTTCACAGACCTGCACCGGAAGGGAAACACCCTGATAATTGTGACCCACGAGGAATCGATCGCGGATCGGGCGGAGCGAAAGATTTCCATCAGGGACGGCCGGATCATCTCTGACGCCGCCAGAAAATGAACTCTTATGATCCTGCAAAACATCTTTGCCGAATCCCTCCAAAACCTCGGCTCGAACCGCCTGCGTTCCGCCCTGACCATGCTCGGCATTATCTGGGGAACTGCCTCAGTTGTCTTCCTGCTCGGCTGGGGACGAGGATTCGTCAACGTCATGCACACGGAGGCGAGAACAGTCGGCGACGGTTTCATCATCATCTGGCCGAAACGGGCTCGCTCCGAAATCAGCGGCCGCAAGGGAGCGCGGCAGTTGTATTTCGAAATGAAACACGTCGATGCCGTGCTGGCGCAATGTCCGTCCGTCCGCTACGCGACACCGGTAGAGGAGTGGGGCGGTCTCGTTATGAAATCCGGTAACAACCTCAAACCCGGCAACCTCGTCGGAGTCAATCCCGATGCGGCCAGTATCCTCAATCTGAAGATCGACCGCGGCCGATTCCTGCAACCTGCGGACGTCGACCACGGGAGGCGCGTCATCGTGCTTGCGGCAGACCTGGCGCAAGGGCTGTTCCCCGATGAGAGCAAGGCACTCGAAGGACGCGTGAAGGTCCGCGGAGTCACATTCGAAGTGATCGGTGTGCTTGAGAGAAAGGGAGATACCCTCGTTGATTGGGGTGGACGCGACGACGACAAGGCGTACATTCCCGTAACCGCCTTTCATAAAGATATCAGCGGGTGGAGATATGTGGGTATGATTTTCGTTCATCCGCGCGATCAGGCCCAGAGCAAGGCCTGCACCGAAGAGGTGCGGGCTGTCCTCGCAAAAGAACTCGATTTCTCGCCGGACGACAAGGAGGCCCTTGAGATAATCGACATCAGCGGCATCCTGACTTCCTTGGATACTATGGCGCTCATTGCCGCAATCTTTGTGACCACCATCGGCGTCATCACGCTCCTTGTCGGAGGAGTGGGCGTCATGAATATCATGCTGATCAGCGTGACCGAACGCACCCGCGAGATCGGCATTCGCAAAGCCATCGGCGCCAAACGATCCCACATCCTGCTCCAGTTTCTGGGTGAAGCTCTAACCATCACCATCGCAAGCGGACTTATCGGCATTGTGCTCGGAGTCGCGCTCAGCCTGGCGTTTGCCGCGGCGCCCAGGCCCAAACTCCTTGCCGCCCCCGAAATCTCGACGATCACAATTATCGGCAGCTTTACGGTTATGACCCTCACTGGCCTGCTTGCCGGCGTGCTGCCGGCCCGCCGGGCCGCCGGGCTGGAACCAGCCGAATCCTTGCGGTACGAATGAGGACTCCCCGACATGTTCTTCTGGGAATCGATCATCCAAGCCTGGTACAGCCTGAAGGGTCACAAATTACGGACCGGCCTCACTATGTTCGGAATCATCTGGGGCATCGCTTCCATGATCATTCTCGTCGGCATGGGAAGGTCATCACAAAAGCTGTTCTATAGGGAGTTCGAGAAGATCGGCGAGCGGCTGATCTTTGTTTGGGCCGGAAAATCAAGCAGCGGCCTTAGCGGTATAAAGGGGGGACGCCAGATTCGCTTCACGATCGAGGACGTCGAGGCTCTCAAAAATCATTGTCCGGATGTCGAAATGGTCACGCCGCAGGTGAGGGCCGGCTACAGGGAAGTCAAGCGAGATTCGGAAGTGCTCTCTTGCGAAACGTACGGGCTCAACGCGGATGCGAACATTATTCGCAACCTGATCGTGGAAGAAGGCAGATTTATTGTTTCCGATGACGTTACCTCCGGGCGCCGCGTATGCGTGCTTGGCGCCAATGTGAAAGAGAAACTCTTCGGCGATCAACCGGCAGTGGGGGAATCCATCCGCCTAAGCGGCATAATCTTCCATGTGATCGGC includes the following:
- a CDS encoding ABC transporter permease, which gives rise to MILQNIFAESLQNLGSNRLRSALTMLGIIWGTASVVFLLGWGRGFVNVMHTEARTVGDGFIIIWPKRARSEISGRKGARQLYFEMKHVDAVLAQCPSVRYATPVEEWGGLVMKSGNNLKPGNLVGVNPDAASILNLKIDRGRFLQPADVDHGRRVIVLAADLAQGLFPDESKALEGRVKVRGVTFEVIGVLERKGDTLVDWGGRDDDKAYIPVTAFHKDISGWRYVGMIFVHPRDQAQSKACTEEVRAVLAKELDFSPDDKEALEIIDISGILTSLDTMALIAAIFVTTIGVITLLVGGVGVMNIMLISVTERTREIGIRKAIGAKRSHILLQFLGEALTITIASGLIGIVLGVALSLAFAAAPRPKLLAAPEISTITIIGSFTVMTLTGLLAGVLPARRAAGLEPAESLRYE